A single Phoenix dactylifera cultivar Barhee BC4 chromosome 1, palm_55x_up_171113_PBpolish2nd_filt_p, whole genome shotgun sequence DNA region contains:
- the LOC103697599 gene encoding SOSS complex subunit B homolog isoform X2, protein MASAVDAVGNPIPTLAVLMASSKHIGAPCRGNHLNFAFVSSGTSVGSILGSSIMENMVPLKDVAPAATNTVNTQFILLEKGSITQDGKETTCLALVADETASVHFQMWGSECKAFEPGDIIRLTDGIFSYHKNNLVLRGGKKGKAEKVGEFTMLFVETPNMSEIHWARDPDNPKKFLQEAVISPHSRIFPPSQ, encoded by the exons ATGGCGAGCGCGGTGGATGCAGTGGGGAATCCGATCCCGACGTTGGCGGTACTGATGGCGTCGTCCAAGCACATCGGTGCGCCGTGCCGTGGGAATCATTTGAATTTCGCTTTCGTCTCTTCTGGTACTTCCGTTGGATCTATATTAG GTTCCTCCATTATGGAAAACATGGTGCCCCTTAAAGACGTAGCCCCTGCAGCCACCAACACTGTGAACACACAATTTATACTGCTGGAGAAGGGCAGTATAACCCAAGATGGGAAAGAGACAACATGCTTAGCATTAGTTGCTGATGAAACTGCTTCAGTTCACTTCCAGATGTGGGGAAGTGAGTGCAAGGCCTTCGAGCCTGGGGACATCATCCGTCTCACCGATGGTATATTCTCTTATCACAAGAACAATCTGGTGCTCAGGGGAGGCAAGAAAGGGAAGGCCGAGAAGGTTGGAGAGTTCACCATGTTATTTGTTGAGACACCTAATATGAGTGAGATCCATTGGGCACGCGATCCCGACAATCCTAAGAAGTTTCTGCAGGAAGCTGTCATCTCGCCTCACTCCCGGATTTTTCCACCATCACAGTGA
- the LOC113463460 gene encoding protein XRI1-like has protein sequence MWEWPGEEYSLQTDSQNDFSHFLWEEVNTNEDDLSYMLEEQTPIKDCADFGYQVSDIEDNTNKGLEEIRESSQLKRRRMLQFMLDYNDEHKVTQSMNPPLHS, from the exons ATGTGGGAATGGCCAGGAGAGGAGTATAGTCTGCAAACAGATTCACAAAATG ATTTCTCTCACTTTCTATGGGAAGAAGTAAACACAAATGAAGATGATTTGTCATACATGCTTGAGGAACAAACTCCTATCAAGGATTGTGCAGATTTTGGCTACCAAGTATCAGATATTGAAG ATAATACCAACAAAGGTTTGGAGGAAATTAGAGAATCTTCACAACTCAAGAGGAGGCGCATGTTGCAGTTCATGTTGGATTATAATGATGAACATAAGGTGACCCAATCCATGAATCCACCACTGCATTCCTGA
- the LOC103697598 gene encoding lipase-like isoform X2: MVRLSLGVLGLMELCVSALVHLLYGFYVFSTAAAGDLSQALSDCFRPHAVNMAKEKVVVPLDGSVPPIVLVHGIFGFGKGRLGGLSYFAGAEKKDEHVLVPDLGSLTSVHDRARELFYYLKGGQVDYGEEHSRIYGHSQFGKVYEQGHYPLWDEHHPIHFVGHSAGAQVIRVLQQMLADKEFKGYENTSEDWVLSVTSLSGALNGTTRTYLDGMQPEDGRSLKSICLLQICRIGVIVYDWFDISLLKNYYNFGFDHFGMGWRKMGISGLVDLLLGNSGPFASGDWILPDLTLQGSLKLNSSLQTFPNTFYFSYATKRTKKIMGVTVPSGVLGIHPLLFIRVLQMCRWRFPSDAPPPYKGYRDEDWEDNDGALNTISMTHPRIPVEHPSHFVVDDADCHTMQPGIWFVLLSSAQ, encoded by the exons ATGGTCCGGCTATCCCTGGGAGTCTTGGGATTAATGGAGCTCTGCGTAAGCGCTCTGGTCCATCTTCTATATGGCTTCTATGTATTTAGCACGGCAGCGGCGGGGGATCTCTCGCAGGCGCTCTCCGATTGCTTCCGGCCTCATGCTGTTAACATGGCGAAGGAGAAGGTGGTGGTGCCTCTGGATGGGTCTGTTCCGCCCATAGTTCTGGTCCATGGAATCTTTGGATTCGGCAAAGGG AGGCTTGGAGGGTTGTCGTACTTTGCCGGGGCTGAGAAGAAGGATGAGCATGTTCTTGTGCCTGACTTGGGCTCTCTGACAAGCGTGCATGATCG GGCACGCGAGCTGTTCTACTATTTGAAGGGAGGGCAGGTGGACTACGGGGAGGAGCATAGCAGGATTTATGGGCATTCGCAGTTCGGGAAGGTTTATGAACAAG GGCACTATCCATTGTGGGATGAACACCACCCAATTCACTTTGTTGGTCATTCGGCAGGGGCGCAGGTCATCCGAGTGTTGCAGCAGATGCTAGCTGACAAG GAGTTCAAAGGATATGAGAACACTTCTGAGGATTGGGTACTCAGTGTAACTTCATTATCAGGTGCACTCAATGGAACCACGAGAACTTACCTAGATGGAATGCA ACCAGAAGATGGAAGGTCTTTGAAATCTATTTGCCTGCTCCAGATCTGCCGCATAGGAGTCATAGTGTATGATTGGTTTGACATCTCATTGCTCAAGAATTACTATAACTTTGGGTTTGATCACTTTGGGATGGGATGGAGGAAGATGGGCATTTCAGGTCTTGTCGATCTGCTATTAGGGAATTCAGGGCCATTTGCTTCTGGTGATTGGATCCTGCCCGACCTTACGCTTCAAGGCTCCCTGAAGCTAAATTCCAGCCTGCAGACCTTCCCTAACACTTTCTACTTCAGCTATGCAACTAAGAGAACAAAAAAGATTATGGGTGTCACGGTGCCATCGGGTGTTCTTGGAATCCACCCTTTGCTCTTTATTCGAGTCTTGCAAATGTGCCGATGGCGGTTTCCCTCAGATGCGCCTCCTCCCTACAAAGGTTACAG GGATGAAGATTGGGAAGACAATGATGGGGCACTGAACACAATATCCATGACACATCCTCGCATACCAGTAGA
- the LOC103697599 gene encoding SOSS complex subunit B homolog isoform X3 yields the protein MASAVDAVGNPIPTLAVLMASSKHIGAPCRGNHLNFAFVSSGSSIMENMVPLKDVAPAATNTVNTQFILLEKGSITQDGKETTCLALVADETASVHFQMWGSECKAFEPGDIIRLTDGIFSYHKNNLVLRGGKKGKAEKVGEFTMLFVETPNMSEIHWARDPDNPKKFLQEAVISPHSRIFPPSQ from the exons ATGGCGAGCGCGGTGGATGCAGTGGGGAATCCGATCCCGACGTTGGCGGTACTGATGGCGTCGTCCAAGCACATCGGTGCGCCGTGCCGTGGGAATCATTTGAATTTCGCTTTCGTCTCTTCTG GTTCCTCCATTATGGAAAACATGGTGCCCCTTAAAGACGTAGCCCCTGCAGCCACCAACACTGTGAACACACAATTTATACTGCTGGAGAAGGGCAGTATAACCCAAGATGGGAAAGAGACAACATGCTTAGCATTAGTTGCTGATGAAACTGCTTCAGTTCACTTCCAGATGTGGGGAAGTGAGTGCAAGGCCTTCGAGCCTGGGGACATCATCCGTCTCACCGATGGTATATTCTCTTATCACAAGAACAATCTGGTGCTCAGGGGAGGCAAGAAAGGGAAGGCCGAGAAGGTTGGAGAGTTCACCATGTTATTTGTTGAGACACCTAATATGAGTGAGATCCATTGGGCACGCGATCCCGACAATCCTAAGAAGTTTCTGCAGGAAGCTGTCATCTCGCCTCACTCCCGGATTTTTCCACCATCACAGTGA
- the LOC103697599 gene encoding SOSS complex subunit B homolog isoform X5, translated as MDAYAGSSIMENMVPLKDVAPAATNTVNTQFILLEKGSITQDGKETTCLALVADETASVHFQMWGSECKAFEPGDIIRLTDGIFSYHKNNLVLRGGKKGKAEKVGEFTMLFVETPNMSEIHWARDPDNPKKFLQEAVISPHSRIFPPSQ; from the exons ATGGATGCTTATGCTG GTTCCTCCATTATGGAAAACATGGTGCCCCTTAAAGACGTAGCCCCTGCAGCCACCAACACTGTGAACACACAATTTATACTGCTGGAGAAGGGCAGTATAACCCAAGATGGGAAAGAGACAACATGCTTAGCATTAGTTGCTGATGAAACTGCTTCAGTTCACTTCCAGATGTGGGGAAGTGAGTGCAAGGCCTTCGAGCCTGGGGACATCATCCGTCTCACCGATGGTATATTCTCTTATCACAAGAACAATCTGGTGCTCAGGGGAGGCAAGAAAGGGAAGGCCGAGAAGGTTGGAGAGTTCACCATGTTATTTGTTGAGACACCTAATATGAGTGAGATCCATTGGGCACGCGATCCCGACAATCCTAAGAAGTTTCTGCAGGAAGCTGTCATCTCGCCTCACTCCCGGATTTTTCCACCATCACAGTGA
- the LOC103697599 gene encoding SOSS complex subunit B homolog isoform X4, which yields MDAYAGSSSIMENMVPLKDVAPAATNTVNTQFILLEKGSITQDGKETTCLALVADETASVHFQMWGSECKAFEPGDIIRLTDGIFSYHKNNLVLRGGKKGKAEKVGEFTMLFVETPNMSEIHWARDPDNPKKFLQEAVISPHSRIFPPSQ from the exons ATGGATGCTTATGCTGGTA GTTCCTCCATTATGGAAAACATGGTGCCCCTTAAAGACGTAGCCCCTGCAGCCACCAACACTGTGAACACACAATTTATACTGCTGGAGAAGGGCAGTATAACCCAAGATGGGAAAGAGACAACATGCTTAGCATTAGTTGCTGATGAAACTGCTTCAGTTCACTTCCAGATGTGGGGAAGTGAGTGCAAGGCCTTCGAGCCTGGGGACATCATCCGTCTCACCGATGGTATATTCTCTTATCACAAGAACAATCTGGTGCTCAGGGGAGGCAAGAAAGGGAAGGCCGAGAAGGTTGGAGAGTTCACCATGTTATTTGTTGAGACACCTAATATGAGTGAGATCCATTGGGCACGCGATCCCGACAATCCTAAGAAGTTTCTGCAGGAAGCTGTCATCTCGCCTCACTCCCGGATTTTTCCACCATCACAGTGA
- the LOC103697599 gene encoding SOSS complex subunit B homolog isoform X1 has protein sequence MLTKGYKKALLKVFDTARNGPTNGASWFLFNNPIYVVILVGLGLNILFSSASVKHVHPIKWLILLAGSSIMENMVPLKDVAPAATNTVNTQFILLEKGSITQDGKETTCLALVADETASVHFQMWGSECKAFEPGDIIRLTDGIFSYHKNNLVLRGGKKGKAEKVGEFTMLFVETPNMSEIHWARDPDNPKKFLQEAVISPHSRIFPPSQ, from the coding sequence ATGTTAACAAAGGGTTACAAGAAGGCTTTACTTAAAGTGTTTGATACCGCCAGAAATGGACCAACCAATGGAGCATCATGGTTTCTATTTAACAATCCAATTTATGTAGTAATTTTAGTAGGTCTTGGTTTGAATATCTTATTTAGTTCAGCTTCAGTCAAACATGTTCATCCGATCAAATGGTTAATATTGTTGGCAGGTTCCTCCATTATGGAAAACATGGTGCCCCTTAAAGACGTAGCCCCTGCAGCCACCAACACTGTGAACACACAATTTATACTGCTGGAGAAGGGCAGTATAACCCAAGATGGGAAAGAGACAACATGCTTAGCATTAGTTGCTGATGAAACTGCTTCAGTTCACTTCCAGATGTGGGGAAGTGAGTGCAAGGCCTTCGAGCCTGGGGACATCATCCGTCTCACCGATGGTATATTCTCTTATCACAAGAACAATCTGGTGCTCAGGGGAGGCAAGAAAGGGAAGGCCGAGAAGGTTGGAGAGTTCACCATGTTATTTGTTGAGACACCTAATATGAGTGAGATCCATTGGGCACGCGATCCCGACAATCCTAAGAAGTTTCTGCAGGAAGCTGTCATCTCGCCTCACTCCCGGATTTTTCCACCATCACAGTGA